In Candidatus Palauibacter australiensis, the genomic window GTTCACCCACGGGATGAACCCCGACGCCCAGCGCGCGGCCTCCGTGAAGACTCCGGGCACGACGAACCAGCCCGCGAAGGCCGCCAGCGCGACGACGAGGATGACGGGCACGAAGATGGCGGTCACCCGGTCCGCGAACTCCTGGATCGGGACCTTGCTCGCCTGCGCCTCCTCCACGAGACGGATGACGTTGGAGAGGAAGGTGTCCTCGCCCACGCCGGTCGCCCGCACGCGGAGCGCACCCGAGTGATTGACCGTCGAACCGAGGACGGAGGAGCCGGGTTCCTTCTCGACCGGGATCGACTCGCCCGTCGCGAGCGATTCATCGACCGCGCTCCTTCCCTCGAGGACGACGCCATCCGTAGGGATCTTCTCGCCCGGGCGGATGATCATCACGTCGCCCACGGCGACGTCGCGGGTCGGGACCTCGAGTACGGCGCCCTCCCGCTCGACGCGGGCCATCGGCGCCTCGAGCGAAAGCAGAGCCTGGATCGCCGACGAAGAGCGGCCGCGCGCCTTCGCCTCCACGTAGCGGCCCGTGAGGTGGATGGCGGCGATCATCGCGCCCACCGGCGCGAAGTTCATGATCATCGGGGCGAACCCGAGCACGTGGAGGATCGCCCACGCCCCGGTGAGCACGGAGACGCCGGCCCCGAGCGCGATGAGGACGTCCATGTTCGGCGTGCGGCCGCGCGCCGAACGCCACGCGCTGCGCAGCGTGGGTCCCCCCGGCCCGAAGAGGACGGCGGCCCCGAGCACCGTGACGCCGAGGTCGAAGACGAGGGGCGATGGCCAGCGGACCCCGGCGATCATCTCCGGCAGCATCCACACCATGGCCGGGACCGTGAGTGCCCACGCGGTCCACATGGTTTTCCGCGCCTCGCGGGAGCGGGCTTCCGCCTCCGCGAGGCGCGAGCGCTCCGCCTCTCCGCGGTCCACGTCCGCGATGGGTTCGATCTCGTAGCCGGCCCCTTCGACGGCCGCGGCGAGTTCCTCGAAGCCCACGTCCCGGGTGAACGTCAGCGTCGCGGATTCGGCCGGCAGGCTCACCGACGCTTCCACGCCGTCGACCGCGTTGAGGCTCCTCTCCACGGAGCCGACGCAACCGGCACAGTGCATGCCGGCGATCCGATAAGTCCTCCGCTCAGGGGTCGGTGTGGCGGTCGATCCGTCCATCGTCATCCTTCCGGTGATTACTTTCCGGCGAAGCGCATGAAGAGGTCCGCGATCTCCGCGCGCACCCGCGCGGCGTCGTCGCCGCCTTCCTCGATGGCGTGGGTGGCGCAGCGCTCGAGATGGTTCAGCAGGAGTTCCTTCTCGGCCGCGCGAAGCGCGGAGTGAACGGCGGCGAACTGTTGCAGGATGTCCGGGCAGTACCGTTCATCCTCCACCATGCGGGCGATGCCCCCGACCTGTCCCCGGATACGGGCCAACCGACGGCCGAGGTCGTGTTTCGTCCCCTCCGCGATCCCCATCGCATGCGGCCCCGCGTCGCTCACCGCCATTCCCTCCACGCTCGCGTCCATCATCGACCGGCCATCCGACTTCGATCCGTCGAATCGGTCTGCGGTCGTCCTTACGTGAAATATACTATACAGGGGTATTGTATCGACGGCAACCCGCGAAACCCGGCCCGAACCGCGGCGCGACATCGGGACGCGAGCGGTGGCGGCGTTTTGCCGGGGGCTGCTAAACTAGGGCCATGTTCAGAAAACTCAGGCAGATGGTCGACGAGGCGCTCGACCGGATGGAAGCGAAGCAGCCCGGGGCGTCCGAGGACGACATCGACCGCGTCATCCGCGCCATGCGCCAGGAACTCGTCGATACGCGGGCGCGGATCTCCGAACTCGAGGGGCTGCTGGAGTCGCAGGTGCGCCAGGCCGACAAGGAAGGGGAGGCGGCCCGGGTCGCCGAACGGCGCGCGGCGAAGGCCGCCGAAATCGGGGACGCGGAGACGGTCGAGGTCGCGAACCGGTTCGCGGCGCGGCACCGCCAGCGGCTCGAGGTGCTCGTTCTCAAGGCCGAGGGGACGCAGGCCGAACTTGAGCAGCAGAAGGCCGAGGCGGCGCAGGGCGCGGAACAGTTGAAGAGCGCCATGGCGCGGCGGGATTCGCTCAGCGTGCAGCAACGGCGCGCGCAGGCGATCCAGCACTCCACCGACCGGCTCGACTCGGTGGATGCGTTCGATCGCATGGCCGAGAAGATGGAGGGAAAGGGCGACCTCGACGACGCGCGCCGCCAGGTGGACGAGGCGCTCGATCCGATGGCCGGCGCGCCGCAGCGGGACTTCGTGGCCGAGCGGGAACTGCGGGAGGCGCGGGCGGACGCGATGCTCGAGGAGTTGAAGCGTCGCATGTCGAAAGGGGAGTAGCGGATGGACCTGCTGACGATCGCCGTCTTCGGCTACCCGCTCATCCTCATCGCGATCGGCGTGTGGCGCTCCCGGCAGATCAAGAGCCACGCGGACTTCATGGTGGCGGGCCGGAACGTGCCGGTGGTGCTCCTCGTGGGGACACTCATCTGCACCTGGATCGGGTCGGGGTCGCTCTTCGCCGGGGCCGGCCTGGCCTACCGCACGGGGATCGCGGAGCTGTGGTTCTCCTTCGGCGCCTGGGTCGGGCTCCTCGTCGCCTTCTACCTCGCGCCCCGCGTGCGCTCGATCGCCAAGTACACCGTCCCGGACATCCTCGAACAGCGCTACAACGCGGCGGCGCGCATCCTCGGCACGGTCGCGATCATCCTCGCCTACGTCACGATCGCCGCCTACCAGTTCCGGGGCGGCGGCTGGATCCTGAGCATCGTCACCGACGGCGCGATCTCGCCCACCACCGGGATGATCATCACCTGCGTCACGATCGTGGCGTTCACGGCGCTCGCCGGAATGGTGTCCATCGTCTCCGTCGACATCCTGAACGGGATCATCATCACGCTCGGCATCGTCATCGGCCTCCCCTATCTCGTCCTCTCCAACGGCGGCGTGGGCGCGATCGCGGCCGGGCTCCCGGAGGAGCACCTCACGGTCCTCGGGGGGCACAACGTGCTCTGGGTCATCGGCGTCGCGATGCCCACCTTCCTGCTCATCCTGGGCGAGAGCGGGATGTACCAGAAGTTCTTCTCCGCCAAGGACGCGGGATCCGCCAAGAAGGCCGTGGTCGGCATGTTCCTCGGGGTCGTCTTCATCGAGACGACGCTGGCCCTGATCGCGATCGTGGGCCGCGCCGTCTTCCCCGAACTCGCGGACCCCGAGCAGGTGTCGCTCGTCGGTCGCGCCGCATCGGAGACGATCATCCTTCACATCGCCGCCAACGGCCTGCCGATCGTCGGGGGCGCGATTCTCCTCGCAGCGGCGGTCGCCATCGTCCTCTCGACAGGCAACACCTTCCTGCTCGTGCCCTCGACGAACGTGAGCCGGGACCTCTACGAACGCTTCGTGGATCCGGACGCGAGCGAAGGGCGGAAGCTGGCGCTGCAGCGCCTGTGCGTCGTCCTGTTCGGCGGGCTGGGGCTCGTGTTGCTGACGCGGTTCGACACCGTGCTCGAGATGGCGCTCTACGCCTACTCGCTCGTTGGGGCGAGCCTCACGCCGGCGCTCCTTGCCGCCTTCCTGTGGCGCCGCGTGACGCCGCAGGGAGGGGTGGCGTGTATCGCGGGCGGACTCGGAAGCATCGTTGGGATCGCGCTCCTGTCCCAGTTCGGCGTGAACTTCACCGCCACGATCGGGGGGACCGCGTTCGACTTCGCTTCGAGCGACTACATCGTGATTCCCGGCGTGCTCATGTCGCTCGGACTCCTGATCGTCGTGAGCCTCCTGACGCCGCCCTCGCCCGAGGAGAAGTGGCGGCCCTTCTTCCAGGAGAACCCCGAGAAGCTCTGAGTCAGCTCAGGAAGTTGCGCAGTTCGGCGAAGCTGGACCGGGGTCCGAGCACCACGAGATCGTCGCCGGCCCGTAGCTTCTCATCCGGTCCCGGGTTGTAGACGAAGCCATCGGCGTCGCCGCCCCCCTCGCTTCCGCGCTGGATCGCGACGACGAGCAGGCCCGTCTTGGCCTGGATCTTCGCTTCGGCCAGGGTGAGTCCGGCGACCTCGGAGGACTCCGGCACGGATACCTGCTCCAGCAGAAGCCCCATGCCGCCGGCGTTGCCGGGGGTATCGAAGTCGACGAAGAGCGTGACGTCGGGCCGCAGGACGAGCGAGGCCATCTGGATGCCGCCCGTCGAGTTCGGGGTGACGACGCGGTCGGCGCCGGCCTTCTTGAGCTTGCTCACCGCGTCCTCGGAACGCGCCCGCCCCACGATCGTCAGGTCCGGGTTCAGTTCGCGCGCGGCCAGGCACACGAACGCGTTGTCGGTGTCCGCGCTCAGCGAGGCGATGAGCCCGCGCGCTCGCTCGATCCCGGCCGAAAGGAGCGCGTCGTCATCGGTCGCATCCCCCTCGATGACCAGCGCGTCGGGGTCGATCCGGCGTGCCTCCTCGATCTGCGTGGGGTCGTGTTCGATGGTGACGTACGGAGTCCCGCGCGTGGCGAGCCTCTTGAGCGCGGCCAGGCCGGTGCGGCCCGCCCCGCACAGGATCACATGGTCCCTGCGGCGGTCGATCCTCTTCATCGTTCTTCGTCTCTTGAGTGACTGGGTCAGGTCCATCTCGACGAGGGTGGCGGTGATGAGGGCGAACCAGATCGCGAGCGTGACGATGCCGCCCGCGATCATGAAACTCGCGAAGATGCGGCCGCCGTCCGTGAGCGTCCGGATTTCGCCGTACCCGACCGCCGAGACCGTGATCACGGTCATGAAGAATGCGTCGGACAGGTTGTAGTCGGGCATGGCGGCGAAGCCGATCGTCCCGATGATCGTGAGACTCACCGTGAAGACGGTGGCGCCGAGGAGGCGGCCTTCGAACCGGCTGAAGTCGAACAGGCGCCGCACGAGGCCCATCCGACTCATCGCGCCCCGCGGTCCAGGCGCGCGACGACCTGACGCCCTTTGATCCGGCTGCCGTCGAGGCCGCGGACCACGGCGTCGGCGGCCAGCGAATCGATGTCGACGAGGGTGAAGTTCTGCCGGATGTCGATGCGGCCGATCTGCCCGCCCGCCACGGACGTTTCGCCGGTAATCGCGCCGACGAGGTCGCCGGGGCCCGCGCCGTCGCGTTTGCCGACGCCGACGAAGACCTTGGTCCAGGTGGGGCGAGTGGCGCGCCGGGCGCTCCTGTCGGGAGGCGCGGTCGCGGCGTCGCCGGGCGGTGCGCCGCCGGGTGCGGCCTCCCTCTCCCCGGCGGCCGGCCGGTCCGCCGCCCGGAGGAGTCCGGCGAGGGCGGCGGCCACGCGCGCGGCGCCGTGCTCGCGGATGAGAGGGGCGAGGAGGAGCGCGCCGCTCGCGAGGTCCTGCTGCTCCAGCGCGTCGGCGACGCGGGCCCGGAAGGCGGCAACGTCGTCCATGAGCGCGGGGTCGGCGGACTCGGCCAGGGGGGCGACCCGCAGCCCGGCCCGCAACGCCGTCAGCTCGAGCTGCCGTTCGTGCAGCGAGTCGACGATGGCGTAACAGCGCTCGGCAGCCGCCGCCGCGCGGGCGAGGGGCTCCGGCGCGGGCGGCAGTTCGAACGCGACCGCATGGGCGGCGGGGTCGACCTCGCCCCACCCCCCGACCC contains:
- a CDS encoding potassium channel protein; amino-acid sequence: MSRMGLVRRLFDFSRFEGRLLGATVFTVSLTIIGTIGFAAMPDYNLSDAFFMTVITVSAVGYGEIRTLTDGGRIFASFMIAGGIVTLAIWFALITATLVEMDLTQSLKRRRTMKRIDRRRDHVILCGAGRTGLAALKRLATRGTPYVTIEHDPTQIEEARRIDPDALVIEGDATDDDALLSAGIERARGLIASLSADTDNAFVCLAARELNPDLTIVGRARSEDAVSKLKKAGADRVVTPNSTGGIQMASLVLRPDVTLFVDFDTPGNAGGMGLLLEQVSVPESSEVAGLTLAEAKIQAKTGLLVVAIQRGSEGGGDADGFVYNPGPDEKLRAGDDLVVLGPRSSFAELRNFLS
- a CDS encoding heavy metal translocating P-type ATPase, coding for MDGSTATPTPERRTYRIAGMHCAGCVGSVERSLNAVDGVEASVSLPAESATLTFTRDVGFEELAAAVEGAGYEIEPIADVDRGEAERSRLAEAEARSREARKTMWTAWALTVPAMVWMLPEMIAGVRWPSPLVFDLGVTVLGAAVLFGPGGPTLRSAWRSARGRTPNMDVLIALGAGVSVLTGAWAILHVLGFAPMIMNFAPVGAMIAAIHLTGRYVEAKARGRSSSAIQALLSLEAPMARVEREGAVLEVPTRDVAVGDVMIIRPGEKIPTDGVVLEGRSAVDESLATGESIPVEKEPGSSVLGSTVNHSGALRVRATGVGEDTFLSNVIRLVEEAQASKVPIQEFADRVTAIFVPVILVVALAAFAGWFVVPGVFTEAARWASGFIPWVNPELGRLSLALYAAVAVLVIACPCALGLATPTALMVGTGLGATRGVLIRDGAAVQTLDRADTLVFDKTGTLTRGAPRVVEIFATDEAAEGRVLALAAAVEDASEHPLARAVVDEARGHGIPFSRADGVEARVGMGIVGEVDGRRVSVGSARLLREEGIPEEDIAEVERRFRDAARTIAWVAAGGRLLGAIAIADPVKDDARETLVELSRRGFRTVMLTGDHEAVAAAVAEHLGIDDFRAGLLPADKVEAVRQLRAGGRTVAFVGDGINDAPALKAADVGIAVGTGTDIAIEAADITLVQGDLRSVLRATKLSRATFRKIRENLFWAYVYNVVAIPVAFLGLLHPVLAEAAMALSSISVVTNANRLRRARL
- a CDS encoding sodium:solute symporter family protein translates to MDLLTIAVFGYPLILIAIGVWRSRQIKSHADFMVAGRNVPVVLLVGTLICTWIGSGSLFAGAGLAYRTGIAELWFSFGAWVGLLVAFYLAPRVRSIAKYTVPDILEQRYNAAARILGTVAIILAYVTIAAYQFRGGGWILSIVTDGAISPTTGMIITCVTIVAFTALAGMVSIVSVDILNGIIITLGIVIGLPYLVLSNGGVGAIAAGLPEEHLTVLGGHNVLWVIGVAMPTFLLILGESGMYQKFFSAKDAGSAKKAVVGMFLGVVFIETTLALIAIVGRAVFPELADPEQVSLVGRAASETIILHIAANGLPIVGGAILLAAAVAIVLSTGNTFLLVPSTNVSRDLYERFVDPDASEGRKLALQRLCVVLFGGLGLVLLTRFDTVLEMALYAYSLVGASLTPALLAAFLWRRVTPQGGVACIAGGLGSIVGIALLSQFGVNFTATIGGTAFDFASSDYIVIPGVLMSLGLLIVVSLLTPPSPEEKWRPFFQENPEKL
- a CDS encoding metal-sensitive transcriptional regulator, whose protein sequence is MMDASVEGMAVSDAGPHAMGIAEGTKHDLGRRLARIRGQVGGIARMVEDERYCPDILQQFAAVHSALRAAEKELLLNHLERCATHAIEEGGDDAARVRAEIADLFMRFAGK